A stretch of the Hippocampus zosterae strain Florida chromosome 16, ASM2543408v3, whole genome shotgun sequence genome encodes the following:
- the LOC127588570 gene encoding solute carrier family 22 member 4-like — translation MKSYPETVAFLGQFGRFQQVVFFLLCISIVPNGFGAFTLIFLADTPVHHCRVPDVNLTEDWRNAVIPVQVVNGKEVRSSCTRYRLDVVRNLSDQGYILGRDVNLTSLEEETCKDGWIYSKDIYQSTIITEFDLVCNDQWKKPFTTTIFFVGILCGSFFAGQLSDKLGRKPILFATLALQTIFTFIQVFSVSWSMFTVLMVINGLGQMSNYMAALVLGAEILTGNARLLYSSLGTCFGFAVGYMILPVCAYFLRDWKSLLLALSLPCIVFFPFWWFIPESPRWLLCQGRVEEAEAIVRKAARMNKVQAPEVIFEDYLISKDPKPKEKHSILDLVANVEIGFMTVILCYVAFTMSSGYYGISFNTTLLHSNAYISCFISGAVELPAYVASWLALRYVSRRLSIICSLVLTAVLLYVLQLVPEDYSGLSLTLEMVGKFAVTTGFGLMFAYTTELYPTALRNTATGICNTIARMGSCIMPYLLELRFYSPFLPYIILGSLAVLAAFATVLLPESFGHPLPESIQQMHKRERIKCPCIPKAEIPVAVVVSENLKSKEIRTNNHDKSTVA, via the exons ATGAAGAGCTACCCGGAGACCGTCGCCTTTCTGGGGCAGTTCGGACGCTTCCAGCAGGTCGTTTTCTTCCTGCTGTGCATCAGCATCGTGCCAAACGGCTTCGGCGCCTTTACTCTCATCTTCCTGGCCGACACACCGGTGCATCATTGCCGGGTGCCCGATGTCAATCTGACAGAGGACTGGCGTAATGCCGTCATCCCGGTCCAG GTAGTGAATGGCAAAGAGGTGCGCAGCAGCTGCACCAGATACCGCTTAGATGTGGTCCGCAACCTGTCGGACCAGGGCTACATTTTGGGCCGGGATGTGAACCTCACCTCCCTGGAGGAGGAGACATGCAAGGATGGCTGGATTTACAGCAAGGACATCTACCAGTCCACCATAATCACTGAG TTTGACCTGGTGTGCAACGACCAATGGAAGAAACCATTCACCACCACCATTTTCTTCGTGGGTATCCTGTGCGGCTCCTTCTTCGCGGGGCAGCTCTCAGACAA ATTAGGCAGGAAACCCATCCTTTTCGCCACTTTGGCTCTTCAGACCATCTTCACCTTCATTCAGGTCTTCTCCGTGTCCTGGTCCATGTTCACCGTCCTGATGGTCATCAACGGCCTGGGACAGATGTCCAACTACATGGCGGCATTAGTACTGG GTGCAGAGATCCTGACGGGGAATGCGCGTCTGCTGTACTCGTCGCTGGGAACCTGCTTTGGTTTCGCCGTCGGCTACATGATCCTCCCCGTGTGCGCCTACTTCCTCAGGGATTGGAAGTCTCTCTTACTGGCCTTGTCCCTGCCCTGCATCGTCTTTTTTCCCTTCTGGTG GTTCATCCCAGAGTCTCCTCGCTGGCTCCTTTGCCAGGGACGAGTGGAAGAGGCCGAAGCCATCGTGAGGAAGGCAGCGAGGATGAACAAAGTGCAAGCACCCGAAGTCATCTTTGAGGACTACTTAATT TCCAAAGATCCGAAGCCCAAAGAAAAGCACAGCATCCTGGACCTGGTGGCCAATGTGGAAATCGGATTCATGACAGTCATTCTTTGCTATGTGGC GTTCACCATGTCGTCGGGCTACTACGGCATCTCCTTCAACACTACGCTTTTGCACAGCAACGCGTACATCAGCTGTTTCATCTCAGGGGCCGTGGAGCTGCCGGCGTACGTGGCCAGCTGGCTCGCTCTGCGCTATGTTTCGCGACGGCTGTCCATCATCTGCTCCCTGGTGCTGACCGCCGTGCTTCTCTACGTCCTACAGCTGGTGCCTGAAG ATTACTCTGGTCTGTCGCTCACTCTGGAGATGGTGGGAAAATTTGCCGTCACCACCGGCTTTGGTCTGATGTTTGCCTACACCACAGAGTTGTACCCGACAGCGCTACGAAACACCGCCACCGGGATTTGCAACACGATTGCACGAATGGGAAGCTGCATCATGCCGTACCTACTGGAGCTCA GGTTCTACTCTCCATTCCTACCTTACATCATACTGGGCAGTTTGGCTGTTTTAGCTGCCTTTGCCACTGTCCTCCTGCCAGAGAGTTTTGGACATCCACTGCCTGAATCTATCCAACAAATGCACAAGAGAGAGCG GATCAAGTGTCCGTGCATCCCAAAGGCAGAAATCCCCGTGGCTGTGGTTGTTTCAGAAAATCTCAAATCTAAAGAAATAAGAACTAATAATCATGATAAAAGTACTGTTGCCTAA
- the scaf4a gene encoding SR-related and CTD-associated factor 4, with amino-acid sequence MDAVNAFNQELFSLMDSKPPISRAKMISITKSAIKAMKLYKHVVQIVEKFIKKCKSEYKVAGLYVVDSIVRQSRHQFGADKDVFGPRFTKNIVATFENLCLCPMEDRSKLVRVLNLWQKNGVFKSNVIQPLLDMAAGASSDAAPCAEDPASSPLTPTKDHAVNSAAAPCAPPQKQDPFTAVAQLFQSTQGQQLQQMLQNFQQQPVQAEAAPQPALPAPHSDTPSVAPVLGNALPPHAPQAGQQKTAFDKILLDRFDYDDEPETGEDAKEDVSQTTFMQQLPAFQPPTMNMTQDPPQQGLLPPNGQLPAYGLVPGQGFQGMTPQMGQVVPGQPFSGPAGHPGFPGGYPPPPPSHSAQQQQDSTVDSDRSSTRDGKHGQTSRSGSRSPKRRRSRSNSRTRRSRHRRSRSRDRRHHSPRSRSQERRERERDRERRQKGLPPPKSETLSICSTTLWVGQLDKRTQQQDVASLLEEFGQIESINMIPPRGCAYIVMVHRQDAFRALQKLSRGAYKVNQKAIKIAWALNKGIKADLKQFWDVELGVTYLPWSKVREEQLEELKEGGILDGDTLAPDWRTAKKALENPQELTHNGGAESQQPEDAHVLTPLHPTQVPPMLAMSSVPPPGFPANMSMPPPSFPPGMPPPPFMRPGFNPMQMPPGFPPPGAMPLSMPPPPPPSKGDDMPLVSRKHEEVPDAPNFSIQPQPGGLLGARPGMIPLQRPPGPPLLHVQRFPPPPVPPQMVPRGSHPPPMRHDTPPPKGAFGMPHSMRPPFPPHGPPPQGPPPHGPPPQGPPPQVLPPQVPPHQGPPPQGPALQSPPFIRPGAPRVIEDDDGRPFRGERSGFREREPERERGFGGAARRPFGGDRSDARDRLDGGGWDRDRRDWRDRENGSREAQEKGKEGERPKRRERASRWDRDDRLAELDKMDKVRTLDAVAAGTAEAPRKTVESAPPAAESSKAAPPSVEAK; translated from the exons ATGGACGCTGTCAACGCCTTCAACCAGGAG TTATTCTCCTTGATGGACTCGAAGCCGCCAATTTCTCGCGCCAAGATGATCTCCATCACCAAGTCGGCCATCAAGGCTATGAAA CTTTACAAGCACGTGGTGCAGATTGTGGAGAAGTTCATTAAAAAG tGTAAGTCCGAGTACAAGGTGGCGGGTCTGTACGTCGTGGACTCCATCGTCCGCCAGTCACGGCACCAATTTGGCGCCGACAAGGACGTGTTCGGGCCACGCTTCACCAAAAACATTGTGGCCACCTTCGAGAACCTCTGCCTCTGCCCCATGGAGGACAGA AGTAAGCTGGTACGCGTGCTGAACCTTTGGCAGAAGAATGGCGTTTTCAAGAGCAACGTCATTCAGCCCCTCCTGGACATGGCCGCCGGCGCCAGCAGCGACGCCGCGCCTTGCGCCGAAGATCCGG CTTCCTCCCCGCTGACCCCGACCAAAGACCACGCGGTGAACTCTGCCGCGGCGCCCTGTGCCCCGCCGCAAAAACAGGACCCCTTCACCGCCGTGGCGCAGCTCTTCCAGTCCACGCAGGGTCAGCAG ctGCAGCAGATGCTTCAGAACTTCCAGCAGCAGCCCGTTCAAGCGGAAGCCGCCCCTCAGCCTGCGCTGCCCGCCCCCCACTCGGACACCCCGAGCGTGGCCCCGGTTTTGGGCAATGCCCTCCCGCCGCATGCGCCCCAGGCCGGCCAGCAGAAGACGGCGTTTGACAAG ATCCTGTTGGATCGTTTTGACTACGACGACGAGCCCGAAACGGGAGAGGACGCCAAGGAGGACGTCTCGCAGACCACCTT TATGCAGCAGCTTCCAGCCTTCCAGCCACCGACGATGAACATGACTCAGGACCCCCCCCAACAG GGTCTTCTCCCTCCCAACGGCCAACTCCCGGCCTACGGTCTAGTGCCGGGACAAGGCTTCCAAGGGATGACGCCTCAGATGGGCCAAGTGGTCCCGGGCCAGCCCTTCTCTGGTCCCGCGGGACATCCTGGCTTCCCGGGAGgttatcctcctcctcctccttctcactcggcccagcagcagcag GATTCAACCGTCGATTCGGACCGTTCCTCCACGAGGGACGGCAAGCATGGCCAAACGTCACGATCGGGCTCCAG GTCCCCGAAAAGAAGGCGATCGCGGTCCAATTCCCGCACGCGGCGCTCCCGCCACCGGCGTTCCCGCTCCCGCGACCGACGCCACCATTCCCCGCGCTCTCGCTCGCAGGAGCGCCGGGAAAGGGAACGCGATCGGGAGCGACGTCAAAAAGGTCTCCCGCCGCCCAAGAGCGAGACGCTGAGCA TCTGCAGTACCACTTTATGGGTGGGCCAGCTGGACAAGAGGACTCAGCAGCAAGATGTGGCGAGCTTGCTGGAGGAGTTCGGCCAGATCGAGTCCATCAAC ATGATCCCTCCGCGGGGGTGCGCCTACATCGTCATGGTCCACCGGCAGGACGCCTTCAGGGCCCTGCAGAAGCTCAGTCGAGGCGCCTACAAAGTCAACCAAAAAGCCATCAAG ATCGCTTGGGCTCTGAACAAAGGCATCAAGGCCGACTTGAAGCAGTTCTGGGACGTGGAGCTGGGGGTCACCTACTTGCCCTGGTCCAAAGTCCGCGAGGAACAGCTGGAGGAGCTGAAGGAAGGCGGAATCCTGGACGGGGACACTTTAGCGCCAG ATTGGAGGACCGCGAAGAAAGCTCTGGAGAACCCACAGGAGCTCACCCACAACGGCGGTGCTGAGTCGCAGCAGCCCGAGGACGCCCACGTGTTGACTCCGCTTCATCCGACGCAG GTTCCGCCGATGCTCGCCATGAGCTCGGTGCCTCCGCCCGGCTTCCCCGCCAACATGAGCATGCCGCCGCCTTCCTTCCCACCCGGCATGCCCCCGCCGCCATTCATGAGACCGGGCTTCAACCCCATGCAGATGCCTCCAG GTTTCCCCCCGCCCGGGGCCATGCCTCTCTccatgccgccgccgccgccgccctccaaAGGGGACGACATGCCTCTGGTTAGCAGGAAGCACGAGGAGGTCCCGGACGCTCCCAACTTCAGCATCCAGCCCCAGCCGGGCGGTTTGCTGGGGGCCCGGCCCGGTATGATCCCGCTGCAGCGGCCCCCGGGCCCTCCTCTGCTGCACGTTCAGCGTTTCCCGCCGCCGCCTGTCCCGCCTCAGATGGTTCCCAGGGGCTCGCACCCTCCCCCGATGCGCCACGACACCCCTCCGCCGAAAGGAGCCTTTGGGATGCCCCACAGCATGAGGCCGCCCTTCCCACCTCACGGGCCACCCCCTCAAGGTCCGCCCCCTCACGGCCCGCCGCCTCAAGGCCCGCCTCCTCAAGTTCTACCTCCTCAAGTTCCCCCTCATCAAGGTCCGCCCCCTCAGGGTCCCGCCCTTCAGAGTCCCCCTTTCATCCGGCCCGGCGCCCCACGTGTGATCGAGGACGATGACGGCCGCCCTTTTCGGGGCGAGCGTTCCGGATTCAGGGAGCGGGAGCCGGAGAGAGAGCGGGGATTCGGTGGCGCCGCCAGGCGCCCGTTTGGCGGCGACCGCTCGGACGCCAGGGACCGACTGGACGGTGGCGGATGGGACAGAGACAGACGGGACTGGCGAGACCGGGAGAACGGCAGCAGAGAGGCCCAGGAGAAAGGGAAAGAAGGCGAGCGGCCTAAGCGGCGGGAGAGGGCCAGCCGGTGGGATCGCGACGACCGCCTGGCTGAGCTGGACAAAATGGACAAGGTCCGGACCCTTGACGCCGTTGCCGCGGGAACAGCCGAAGCGCCCCGAAAGACTGTCGAGTCGGCACCTCCCGCTGCCGAGTCTTCCAAGGCAGCGCCGCCCTCTGTCGAAGCCAAATAG
- the sod1 gene encoding superoxide dismutase [Cu-Zn] codes for MQQTISNKMALKAVCVLRGTGETSGTVYFQQESESSPVKLTGQIDGLTPGEHGFHVHTFGDNTNGCISAGPHFNPLQKNHAGPKDPDRHVGDLGNVTADASKVAKIDITDSMISLTGPNSIIGRTMVIHEKADDLGRGNNEESLKTGNAGGRLACGVIGITQ; via the exons ATGCAGCAAACTATCTCGAACAAAATGGCGCTTAAAGCCGTTTGCGTGCTGAGAGGAACCGGCGAAACCAGCGGAACGGTATATTTCCAGCAGGAG AGCGAGTCCAGCCCTGTGAAGCTGACGGGACAAATCGATGGCCTCACGCCAGGCGAGCATGGCTTCCACGTTCACACCTTTGGAGACAACACCAACG GGTGTATCAGTGCTGGCCCTCACTTCAATCCGCTCCAGAAAAATCACGCCGGTCCGAAGGATCCAGACAG GCATGTCGGCGATCTCGGCAACGTGACCGCGGATGCTAGTAAGGTGGCCAAAATCGACATCACAGACAGCATGATCTCCCTCACTGGCCCAAACTCAATTATTGGCAGAACCATGGTG ATCCACGAAAAGGCAGACGACTTGGGCAGAGGTAACAACGAGGAGAGCTTAAAGACGGGTAATGCCGGCGGACGTCTGGCTTGCGGCGTCATTGGCATCACCCAGTAA